A genome region from Chlorobaculum tepidum TLS includes the following:
- a CDS encoding UbiA family prenyltransferase, producing MSGSIWPIIVFCSSGNHAADALDVEGDRRTGSRSLAIIFGARQAMRISASVFALVIAGSAVPFAAGWFGWLCLLPIIAFDAVVIWSVLQLLDSRTQQKLRYIHSIYLAGTATVLALIVIRLVTG from the coding sequence TTGAGCGGATCCATCTGGCCGATCATCGTTTTCTGCTCCTCAGGCAACCATGCGGCGGATGCGCTCGACGTCGAGGGCGACCGAAGAACCGGCTCCCGTTCGCTCGCCATCATTTTCGGAGCCAGGCAGGCGATGCGCATTTCCGCAAGTGTTTTCGCACTGGTGATCGCTGGCAGCGCCGTGCCATTCGCCGCCGGATGGTTCGGCTGGCTCTGTCTCTTGCCGATCATCGCCTTTGATGCCGTTGTCATCTGGTCGGTTTTGCAATTGCTCGACTCACGAACGCAGCAGAAACTCCGGTACATCCACAGCATCTACCTCGCCGGAACCGCAACGGTACTCGCGCTGATCGTCATCCGGCTGGTCACGGGATGA
- a CDS encoding efflux RND transporter periplasmic adaptor subunit: protein MNTIPALRNRFSLLALGALLGSFLLLPGCGKKQDGPKQMPPALPAMKVELSSASVTTDYSVRLEGLADAEIRPQVDGMLQAILVKEGDLVKKGQPLFKIDDSVYREQYNTALAAQRAAEAQAAVAKVNAEKLVPLVENKVVAPVQLTTAKAQEQAARALAAQAAASARSAAINLDYTVIKAPVAGYIGRIPYRQGNLLTKNQAAALTTLSDVNRMYAVFSISEAGFADFKKLYPGATLQQKIDAVPPVKLTLSDGTVYQHDGKLESISGDFDASTGSIRLRVSFPNPEGFLRSGNSGTVSLSSNYNHVILVPQSATVELQDKVMVTLLKPGNKVMKQVISVAGRSGPNYIVSEGLKPGDVIVTAGIERLQDGMVIKPLSAAAPGAPAPAAQTPNAR, encoded by the coding sequence ATGAACACGATTCCCGCTCTTCGCAACCGCTTCTCCCTGCTGGCGCTTGGCGCGCTTCTCGGTTCATTTCTGCTCCTGCCGGGTTGCGGCAAGAAGCAGGACGGCCCGAAGCAGATGCCTCCTGCCCTGCCTGCGATGAAAGTCGAGCTTTCTTCCGCCTCTGTCACCACCGACTACTCCGTCAGGCTCGAAGGTCTGGCCGACGCGGAGATCAGGCCGCAGGTGGATGGAATGTTGCAAGCGATTCTGGTCAAAGAGGGCGATTTGGTCAAAAAGGGGCAGCCGCTTTTCAAGATCGACGATTCGGTCTATCGTGAGCAGTACAACACGGCGCTGGCCGCGCAACGCGCCGCCGAGGCGCAGGCGGCAGTGGCAAAGGTGAACGCCGAGAAGCTGGTGCCGCTGGTCGAGAACAAGGTGGTTGCACCGGTGCAGCTCACCACAGCCAAAGCACAGGAGCAGGCGGCAAGAGCGCTGGCGGCGCAGGCGGCGGCTTCGGCACGGTCGGCGGCGATCAATCTCGACTATACGGTGATCAAGGCCCCGGTGGCCGGCTATATCGGTCGCATTCCCTACCGGCAGGGCAATCTGCTCACCAAAAATCAGGCCGCCGCGCTGACGACACTTTCGGACGTGAACCGCATGTATGCGGTCTTCAGCATCAGTGAGGCCGGTTTCGCCGACTTCAAGAAACTCTATCCCGGCGCGACGCTCCAGCAGAAAATCGACGCCGTGCCACCGGTCAAACTGACACTCTCCGATGGAACCGTCTATCAGCATGACGGCAAGCTCGAATCGATCAGCGGCGACTTCGACGCCTCGACCGGCTCGATCCGCTTGCGCGTGTCGTTTCCCAATCCGGAAGGCTTTCTGCGTAGTGGTAACTCCGGCACGGTGAGCCTTAGCTCCAACTACAATCATGTTATCCTCGTGCCGCAGTCGGCCACGGTCGAGTTGCAGGACAAGGTGATGGTGACGCTGCTGAAGCCGGGCAACAAGGTGATGAAGCAGGTGATTTCGGTCGCGGGGCGGAGCGGCCCGAACTACATCGTCAGCGAGGGGCTTAAGCCGGGCGACGTGATCGTGACCGCGGGTATCGAGCGGTTGCAGGACGGCATGGTCATCAAGCCGCTCTCCGCAGCTGCGCCGGGCGCACCCGCACCGGCGGCGCAGACTCCGAACGCACGCTAA
- a CDS encoding efflux RND transporter permease subunit, translating to MFERFISRPVLATVISVILVILGLVSMRQLSITRFPDIAPPSVSVTASYPGADAETVGRTVAPPLEEAINGVENMTYMTSTSSNDGSLSINVFFKQGTDPDQAAVNVQNRVAQATSQLPTEVNQIGISTIKRQNSQIMLINLASNVKAFDATFLQNYAKINIVDDLARVPGVGQVSVYGKMDYSMRVWLRPAQMAAYGLSPQEVSAAIQSQNLEAAPGQFGEMSGEPMQYVMKYRGKFQRPEEYENIVIRANPDGSLLRLKDIARVEFGAYSYTVNSKVNGKPGVVMAVYQSPGSNANEVETQLRKVLEKASQNFPTGIEYSIPFSSKKVVDESIAQVQHTLIEAFLLVFLVVFLFLQDFRSTLIPAIAVPVAIIGTFFFMNLFGFSINVLTLFGLVLAIGIVVDDAIVVVEAVHAKIEEKQWPAKIATVSAMREITTAIVTITLVMASVFLPVGFLEGSTGVFYRQFAFTLAIAILISAVNALTLSPALCAIFLTDLHKHSKEKHSRFGGFGGRFVKGFNAGFDAVRQRYTGILDYFMRNRKVAFIGLALVTAVSFWMFKTTPTGFIPDEDNGFVIVSVSTPPGASMARTQAVTDRADNILRTMPAIKKVISVTGINILTRSSSPSAGLMFIQLNDLKERGKVRDIKAILGQVNEKLAPIKDANFFVLSMPTVPGFGTVSGLEMVLQDRSGGDLHKFEDVAKGFIGALMQRPEIAVAFTTFKASYPQYELVVDNVKAADLGVNVKELMTVLQAYYGSQQASDFNRFGKYFRVVMQAERGDRRTPDSLNGIFVKNASGEMVPVSSIISLKRVYGPDAVDHFNLFNAISINAMPAPGYSTGQAIQAVDEVSRTSLPAGFTYDWKGQSREEIESSGGLFFIFLLSVVFVYFLLSALYESYLLPFAVMFSIPTGLLGVFLGIKLAGIENNIYVQVAIIMLIGLLAKNAILIVEFALQRRVAGMPLVEAAMEGAKARLRPILMTSLAFVAGLIPLLFVTGPAAMGNHSIGASAIGGMFVGMVLGIMVVPVLFVAFQGLQERFTGPAAEIVEAGTLLEKQLKKDGSHE from the coding sequence ATGTTTGAACGTTTCATCTCCCGCCCTGTGCTGGCGACCGTCATTTCGGTCATCCTCGTGATTCTCGGTCTGGTCAGCATGAGGCAGCTTTCGATCACCCGTTTCCCTGACATCGCTCCGCCGAGCGTTTCGGTGACGGCGAGTTATCCCGGCGCGGACGCCGAAACCGTCGGCCGTACGGTGGCTCCGCCGCTCGAAGAGGCGATCAACGGCGTCGAGAACATGACCTACATGACCTCGACTTCGTCGAACGACGGTTCGCTCTCCATCAACGTTTTCTTCAAGCAGGGCACTGATCCCGATCAGGCGGCGGTGAACGTGCAAAATCGCGTGGCGCAGGCTACCAGCCAGCTTCCCACCGAGGTGAACCAGATCGGCATATCAACCATCAAGCGCCAGAACAGCCAGATCATGCTCATCAATCTGGCCAGTAATGTCAAGGCTTTCGACGCGACCTTCCTGCAGAACTATGCCAAAATCAACATCGTCGATGACCTGGCCCGAGTGCCGGGGGTCGGGCAGGTGTCGGTCTATGGCAAGATGGATTACTCCATGCGCGTCTGGCTGCGTCCGGCGCAGATGGCTGCTTACGGCTTGTCACCGCAGGAGGTGTCGGCGGCGATCCAGAGCCAGAACCTTGAAGCCGCTCCCGGTCAGTTTGGCGAGATGAGCGGCGAGCCGATGCAGTACGTAATGAAGTACCGCGGCAAGTTCCAGCGCCCGGAGGAGTACGAGAACATCGTGATTCGCGCCAACCCCGATGGCTCGCTGCTTCGCCTCAAGGACATTGCCCGCGTCGAGTTCGGCGCGTACAGCTACACGGTCAACTCCAAGGTCAACGGCAAGCCGGGCGTGGTGATGGCGGTCTATCAGTCTCCCGGCTCCAACGCCAACGAGGTCGAGACCCAACTGCGCAAGGTGCTCGAAAAGGCGTCGCAGAACTTTCCGACCGGCATCGAGTATTCGATTCCGTTCAGCTCCAAAAAGGTGGTCGATGAGTCCATCGCGCAGGTGCAGCACACGCTGATCGAGGCGTTCCTGCTCGTGTTTCTCGTGGTGTTCCTCTTCTTGCAGGATTTCCGCTCGACCCTGATTCCTGCCATCGCCGTGCCGGTGGCGATCATCGGCACCTTCTTCTTCATGAACCTGTTCGGCTTTTCGATCAACGTGCTGACGCTCTTCGGCCTGGTGCTGGCCATCGGCATCGTTGTTGACGACGCCATTGTGGTGGTCGAGGCGGTGCACGCCAAGATCGAGGAGAAGCAGTGGCCGGCCAAGATCGCCACGGTCTCGGCGATGCGCGAAATCACAACGGCCATCGTGACCATTACGCTCGTCATGGCCTCGGTCTTCCTGCCGGTGGGATTTCTCGAAGGTTCGACTGGCGTCTTCTACCGTCAGTTCGCCTTCACGCTCGCCATCGCGATCCTCATCTCGGCGGTTAACGCCCTGACCCTCAGCCCGGCGCTTTGCGCGATTTTCCTGACAGACCTGCACAAGCATTCGAAAGAGAAGCACTCGCGCTTCGGCGGTTTCGGCGGGCGCTTTGTCAAGGGCTTCAACGCCGGGTTTGATGCGGTGCGCCAGCGCTACACCGGTATTCTCGACTACTTTATGCGCAACCGGAAGGTGGCATTCATCGGTCTTGCGCTGGTGACCGCCGTGTCGTTCTGGATGTTCAAAACCACGCCGACCGGCTTCATTCCCGACGAAGACAACGGCTTCGTGATCGTATCGGTTTCCACGCCGCCCGGCGCGTCGATGGCTCGTACGCAGGCGGTGACGGATCGGGCGGACAACATTCTGCGCACTATGCCCGCGATCAAGAAGGTGATCTCCGTGACCGGCATCAACATTCTCACCCGCAGCTCGTCGCCCTCGGCTGGCCTGATGTTCATTCAGCTCAACGATCTGAAGGAGCGAGGCAAGGTTCGAGACATCAAGGCGATTCTCGGGCAGGTCAACGAAAAGCTTGCGCCGATCAAGGATGCCAACTTTTTCGTGCTCTCCATGCCGACAGTGCCCGGTTTCGGCACGGTGAGTGGTCTGGAAATGGTGCTGCAAGACCGTAGCGGCGGCGACCTGCACAAGTTCGAGGATGTGGCCAAGGGCTTCATCGGCGCACTGATGCAGCGGCCCGAAATTGCCGTGGCTTTCACCACCTTCAAGGCGAGCTATCCGCAGTATGAGCTGGTGGTCGATAACGTCAAGGCCGCCGATCTCGGCGTGAACGTCAAAGAGCTGATGACGGTCTTGCAGGCCTACTACGGCAGTCAGCAGGCCTCCGATTTCAACCGTTTTGGCAAGTATTTCCGTGTCGTGATGCAGGCCGAGCGGGGTGATCGCCGGACGCCCGATTCGCTGAATGGCATTTTCGTCAAGAATGCCAGTGGCGAAATGGTGCCAGTCAGCTCGATCATCAGTTTGAAGCGCGTCTATGGCCCGGACGCCGTCGATCACTTCAACCTCTTCAACGCCATATCGATCAACGCCATGCCTGCTCCTGGTTACAGCACCGGTCAGGCGATCCAGGCGGTGGACGAGGTGTCGCGCACCAGTCTTCCGGCGGGTTTCACCTACGACTGGAAGGGGCAGAGCCGCGAGGAGATCGAATCCTCCGGCGGTCTTTTTTTCATTTTCCTGCTCTCGGTGGTGTTTGTCTATTTCCTGCTTTCGGCGCTTTACGAGAGCTACCTTTTGCCGTTTGCCGTCATGTTCTCCATTCCGACCGGCCTGCTCGGCGTTTTTCTCGGCATCAAGCTGGCGGGGATCGAGAACAATATCTACGTGCAGGTGGCCATCATTATGCTCATCGGTCTTTTGGCCAAGAACGCAATCCTGATTGTCGAGTTCGCGCTCCAGCGGCGCGTGGCTGGTATGCCGCTCGTCGAAGCGGCGATGGAAGGCGCGAAAGCGAGGCTGCGCCCGATTCTGATGACTTCGCTGGCCTTTGTGGCGGGTTTGATTCCACTGCTCTTTGTGACCGGCCCGGCAGCGATGGGCAACCACTCGATTGGTGCGTCGGCCATCGGCGGCATGTTCGTCGGCATGGTACTCGGCATCATGGTGGTGCCGGTGCTTTTCGTGGCCTTCCAGGGCTTGCAGGAGCGCTTCACCGGCCCGGCGGCGGAGATTGTCGAAGCCGGAACCTTGCTTGAAAAGCAGTTGAAGAAGGATGGTTCGCACGAATGA
- a CDS encoding efflux transporter outer membrane subunit, with product MKKRNQVMKRAVPLLLMTLLATIGLTACSPVGEYRRPEVRLPESYPGQTAAGKEMAAVPYRKFFADPDLLELIDSAVENNHDLLIAMKNIDYAGKTLDVAKLWFLPEVDLSATYDYSRGSRNSASALKGQARTSRNYTAQLNVSWEADIWAKLRNAKKAAVAEYLRSADVARAVRTTLVSNVAQGYWNLKMLDEQIDITKRNIALADTTLTMMRLQFDAGNVTSLAVDQQESQLLSAKATLPKLEASRTAQENALSILAGRMPGTPIRRSTGYAPFVMPDSLGAGVPLALLSNRPDVRAAEESLMEAHALTGVNKAMMYPSITITAQGGLNAIESSKWFSTPGSLFNALQGSLLQPIFQHGQLKAQYEQSKIKRDQAELTFRKTLLVAVGEVSNALAQVEKTGEQETFAKARVAALRKAAGNSRLLFNSGMATYLEVIAAESSLLQSELELADVQRSRLSAIADLYRAVGGGWRE from the coding sequence ATGAAAAAACGCAATCAAGTGATGAAACGCGCGGTGCCGCTGTTGTTGATGACGCTTCTCGCCACCATCGGCCTGACGGCGTGCAGCCCGGTCGGGGAGTATCGCCGTCCCGAAGTCAGGCTTCCGGAGAGCTATCCGGGGCAGACGGCAGCGGGCAAGGAGATGGCGGCGGTGCCCTACCGGAAGTTTTTCGCCGATCCCGATCTGCTCGAACTGATCGATAGCGCCGTGGAGAATAACCACGATTTGCTGATCGCGATGAAGAACATCGATTACGCGGGTAAAACGCTCGATGTGGCGAAGTTGTGGTTTCTCCCGGAGGTCGATCTGAGCGCCACCTACGACTACTCGCGGGGCTCCCGCAACAGCGCTTCGGCTCTGAAGGGGCAGGCTCGCACCAGCCGGAACTATACGGCGCAGCTCAACGTCTCGTGGGAGGCGGACATCTGGGCGAAGCTGCGCAACGCCAAAAAGGCCGCCGTCGCCGAGTATCTCCGCAGCGCCGATGTGGCGCGGGCCGTGCGCACAACCCTCGTTTCGAATGTCGCTCAGGGGTACTGGAACCTCAAGATGCTCGACGAGCAGATTGATATCACAAAGCGCAATATCGCGCTGGCCGACACGACGCTCACCATGATGCGCTTGCAGTTCGACGCGGGCAACGTCACCAGCCTTGCCGTCGATCAGCAGGAGTCGCAGTTGCTCTCGGCGAAGGCCACCCTCCCGAAGCTGGAGGCATCGCGCACCGCACAGGAGAACGCGCTCTCGATTCTCGCCGGACGGATGCCTGGCACGCCGATCAGGCGGAGTACCGGATACGCGCCCTTCGTGATGCCCGATTCCCTCGGTGCGGGCGTGCCGCTCGCGCTGCTTTCGAACCGCCCCGACGTTCGCGCTGCCGAGGAGTCGCTCATGGAGGCGCACGCGCTCACCGGTGTCAACAAGGCGATGATGTACCCGTCGATCACCATTACGGCGCAGGGCGGGCTGAATGCCATCGAGTCGAGCAAGTGGTTCTCGACGCCCGGCTCGCTCTTCAACGCGCTTCAGGGTTCGCTTTTGCAGCCGATATTCCAGCACGGCCAGCTCAAGGCGCAGTACGAGCAGTCGAAGATCAAACGCGACCAGGCCGAGCTGACCTTCCGCAAAACGCTCCTGGTCGCCGTGGGCGAGGTCTCGAATGCGCTTGCGCAGGTCGAGAAAACCGGCGAGCAGGAGACGTTCGCCAAGGCTCGCGTGGCTGCCTTGCGCAAGGCGGCGGGCAATTCGCGCCTGCTCTTCAACAGCGGCATGGCGACCTACCTCGAAGTGATCGCCGCCGAAAGCTCGCTGCTTCAGTCGGAGCTGGAACTTGCCGACGTCCAGCGCAGCCGCCTCTCCGCGATTGCCGACCTGTACCGTGCGGTTGGCGGCGGCTGGCGGGAGTGA
- a CDS encoding DUF1615 domain-containing protein, with the protein MLRANRLTPIMLILALILSACSGITDSGLSEKQVEKLVRASRPNNPSPDIWARAIKESLEELGQPVDKEHVSAVCAVISQVSAFSISPKNSRMASILRKKIEAAESNEVLRLLIETRLDQTASNGRTFRENIDSIQSELDFEKWYDEFTSASVTKPILLVLKKDASDLITTAGSMQVSVKFAEEYPKKPRNAGGGSVRDMLYTCKGGVFYGTAYLLDYKHNYDDWKYVFADFNAGHYTSRNAGFQKMLGRLTHRMVDTDGDLLSYENGNATPSVTYVTFINFLKDKGIGFDEKKVMKDFQQEKSYDFEETWSYKTLSELYKKKYGHPIYAVLPDIPLNSPKFVSKNLSTKWFAERVKSRYNHCMRTSI; encoded by the coding sequence ATGCTCAGAGCCAACCGCCTGACTCCCATCATGCTGATACTTGCCCTCATCCTGTCGGCCTGTTCGGGAATTACCGATTCCGGTTTGTCAGAAAAGCAGGTCGAAAAACTGGTGCGTGCATCGAGACCAAACAACCCTTCGCCCGACATCTGGGCCAGAGCGATAAAAGAAAGCCTTGAAGAGCTGGGGCAGCCAGTGGACAAGGAGCATGTCAGTGCTGTTTGCGCCGTCATTTCGCAGGTCAGCGCCTTTTCGATCTCGCCGAAAAACTCACGCATGGCGAGCATTCTGCGTAAAAAGATCGAGGCAGCCGAATCGAACGAGGTGCTGAGGCTCCTGATCGAAACCAGGCTTGATCAAACCGCCTCAAACGGACGAACATTTCGCGAAAATATCGACTCGATCCAGAGCGAACTCGATTTCGAGAAGTGGTACGACGAGTTCACCTCGGCAAGCGTCACCAAGCCGATTTTGCTCGTGCTCAAAAAGGATGCGAGTGATCTGATCACCACCGCCGGTTCGATGCAGGTGTCGGTGAAGTTCGCCGAAGAGTACCCGAAAAAACCCCGGAACGCCGGTGGCGGCAGCGTGCGCGACATGCTTTACACCTGCAAGGGAGGCGTCTTTTATGGCACGGCCTACCTGCTCGACTACAAACACAACTACGACGACTGGAAATATGTGTTCGCCGATTTCAACGCGGGCCACTACACCAGCAGGAACGCCGGATTCCAGAAGATGCTTGGCCGGCTGACACACAGAATGGTCGATACGGACGGCGACCTGCTAAGCTATGAAAACGGCAATGCAACGCCGTCGGTCACGTATGTCACCTTCATCAATTTCTTGAAAGACAAGGGCATCGGGTTCGATGAAAAAAAGGTGATGAAAGATTTCCAGCAGGAAAAAAGCTATGATTTCGAGGAGACCTGGTCGTACAAAACGCTCTCGGAACTGTACAAGAAAAAATATGGCCACCCGATCTATGCCGTGCTGCCCGACATCCCGCTCAACAGCCCAAAATTCGTCAGCAAGAACCTCTCCACGAAATGGTTCGCCGAACGGGTGAAGTCAAGGTACAATCACTGCATGAGAACGAGCATTTGA
- a CDS encoding SRPBCC domain-containing protein: MTTIRTEIVIDALPEQVWAALTGFGSYGAWNPCVRRIDGNAGVNQILHIAIRFGWLPPISFRARIDCFSRDTIFGWRASFLFGFLEGRHWFELHPLDAGRTLFVHCETFSGVLASPFLALMSGLVRQSYEAMNRALETIVEEK; this comes from the coding sequence ATGACGACCATCCGTACGGAAATCGTTATCGATGCGTTGCCGGAGCAGGTCTGGGCGGCGCTGACCGGCTTCGGCAGTTATGGTGCGTGGAATCCGTGTGTTCGGAGAATTGATGGAAATGCCGGGGTGAATCAAATCCTTCACATTGCCATCCGGTTTGGATGGCTGCCACCAATCAGCTTCAGGGCGCGGATTGACTGCTTCAGCCGGGATACAATTTTTGGCTGGCGAGCCTCATTTCTTTTCGGATTTCTGGAGGGCCGCCACTGGTTCGAGCTGCATCCGCTCGACGCCGGACGTACATTGTTCGTTCATTGCGAGACTTTCAGCGGTGTTCTGGCATCCCCGTTTTTGGCGTTGATGTCGGGGCTTGTCCGGCAAAGTTACGAGGCGATGAACCGTGCGCTGGAAACCATTGTTGAGGAAAAGTAA
- the guaB gene encoding IMP dehydrogenase yields the protein MDKILYDALTFDDVLLVPAYSNVLPKETVVKSRLTRQIEVNIPLVSAAMDTVTEAELAIALARAGGIGIIHKNLSIDEQARQVAKVKRFESGIIRNPIHLFEDATIQDAIDLMIRHSISGIPVVEHPTPEGCLLLKGIVTNRDLRMTASSDEKITTIMTTNLVTAKEGIDLLTAEDILMRNKIEKLLIIDDNGYLKGLITFKDIQKRKQCPDACKDSQGRLRAGAAVGIRANTMSRVDALVAAGVDVVAVDTAHGHSQAVLDMVATIKQKYPELQVIAGNVATPEAVRDLVKAGADAVKVGIGPGSICTTRIVAGVGMPQLTAIMKCAEEAKKTDIPLIADGGIKYSGDIAKALAAGADSVMMGSVFAGTDESPGETILYEGRRFKAYRGMGSLGAMSEPEGSSDRYFQDVSAETKKYVPEGIEGRIPAKGKLDEVVYQLIGGLKSAMGYCGVRTITELKENTRFVRITSAGLRESHPHDVMITKEAPNYSTSA from the coding sequence ATGGACAAAATCCTCTATGATGCGCTGACCTTCGATGACGTGTTGCTCGTACCCGCATATTCCAACGTACTACCCAAAGAGACGGTCGTCAAGTCGCGTCTGACCCGCCAGATCGAAGTCAACATTCCGCTGGTGAGTGCCGCCATGGACACGGTCACCGAAGCCGAACTGGCCATTGCTCTCGCCCGGGCAGGCGGTATCGGCATCATCCACAAGAATCTCTCCATAGACGAACAGGCACGGCAGGTTGCAAAAGTCAAGCGTTTCGAGAGCGGCATCATCCGCAATCCCATCCATCTGTTCGAGGACGCGACTATCCAGGATGCTATCGACCTGATGATCCGTCACTCGATTTCAGGCATTCCGGTCGTCGAGCATCCGACCCCCGAAGGCTGCCTGTTGCTCAAAGGCATCGTCACCAACCGTGACCTGCGCATGACTGCATCATCCGACGAGAAAATCACTACCATCATGACGACTAACCTCGTCACGGCCAAAGAGGGTATCGACCTGTTGACCGCCGAGGATATTCTCATGCGGAACAAGATCGAGAAACTCCTCATCATCGACGATAACGGCTATCTCAAAGGCCTCATCACTTTCAAAGACATTCAGAAGCGCAAGCAGTGCCCCGACGCCTGCAAGGACTCGCAGGGTCGGCTCCGGGCGGGCGCGGCAGTCGGCATCCGCGCAAACACGATGTCGCGCGTCGATGCGCTGGTCGCAGCGGGGGTGGATGTCGTGGCGGTCGATACAGCGCACGGCCACAGCCAGGCAGTACTCGACATGGTGGCTACCATCAAGCAGAAATATCCGGAACTCCAGGTGATCGCGGGTAACGTGGCGACGCCGGAAGCGGTCAGGGATCTGGTCAAGGCCGGCGCCGACGCCGTCAAGGTGGGCATCGGGCCGGGCAGTATCTGCACCACGCGCATCGTGGCTGGCGTCGGAATGCCGCAGCTCACAGCTATCATGAAGTGCGCTGAAGAGGCGAAAAAAACCGACATTCCGCTCATCGCGGACGGCGGCATCAAGTACAGCGGCGACATCGCCAAAGCACTCGCGGCTGGCGCGGATTCGGTGATGATGGGCAGCGTCTTCGCGGGCACTGACGAAAGCCCCGGTGAAACCATCCTTTATGAAGGCCGCCGCTTCAAGGCGTACCGCGGCATGGGTTCACTGGGTGCGATGTCCGAACCGGAAGGCAGCAGCGACCGCTACTTCCAGGATGTTTCGGCGGAGACAAAAAAGTATGTTCCCGAAGGCATCGAAGGCCGCATTCCGGCCAAAGGGAAGCTCGACGAGGTGGTTTATCAGCTCATCGGCGGCCTGAAATCCGCGATGGGCTACTGCGGCGTCAGAACCATCACGGAGCTAAAAGAGAACACCCGTTTCGTACGCATCACCTCTGCTGGCCTCCGCGAAAGCCACCCGCACGATGTGATGATAACCAAAGAAGCACCGAACTACTCGACCTCTGCATAA
- a CDS encoding methylated-DNA--[protein]-cysteine S-methyltransferase, with amino-acid sequence MHVEPSTALSAPGSRLIDEAFQQLEAWFSGRLREFALPLVEPRSAFERRVREAMLAIPYGQTASYGELAAAIGSPGAARAVGAACGRNPLPVIVPCHRVLGAGGRIGGYRGGTEMKRWLLDFERRNSG; translated from the coding sequence ATGCACGTAGAGCCGTCAACGGCTCTTAGCGCTCCGGGCTCGCGGTTGATCGATGAGGCTTTTCAGCAGCTCGAAGCGTGGTTTTCGGGACGGTTGCGGGAGTTTGCATTGCCATTGGTCGAGCCTCGATCCGCATTCGAGCGGCGAGTTCGGGAGGCGATGCTTGCCATTCCGTATGGGCAGACGGCTTCGTATGGCGAACTGGCGGCAGCGATTGGCTCGCCGGGTGCTGCGCGGGCGGTAGGCGCGGCGTGCGGACGCAATCCGCTGCCGGTTATCGTGCCATGTCACCGGGTACTTGGAGCGGGAGGCCGGATTGGTGGGTATCGAGGCGGTACGGAAATGAAACGGTGGCTGCTCGATTTCGAACGCAGGAATTCCGGGTAA
- a CDS encoding DUF4410 domain-containing protein, with protein sequence MKKLFILFAFVFLAACGSTSSIQDKEGKSTKIDLSMYDNVVILDFTDATKKHNMPAFAGRNFADRIAASVKEKGVFKVVSREPLADKSIVVSGTITKYEEGNGALRLLIGFGAGSSYFNANVHFTDSLNQQELGKVFVDKQSWALGGIAASTQTVDGYMNEAAKKIAKELADAKNYHCEPNTSAQTETK encoded by the coding sequence ATGAAAAAACTGTTTATTCTGTTCGCATTTGTTTTCCTTGCTGCCTGTGGCTCTACCAGCAGTATTCAGGACAAGGAAGGAAAAAGTACCAAGATCGATTTGTCAATGTATGACAATGTCGTGATTCTCGATTTTACTGACGCAACAAAGAAACACAACATGCCAGCTTTTGCAGGCAGAAATTTTGCTGACCGGATTGCTGCCAGTGTAAAGGAAAAAGGTGTGTTCAAGGTAGTGTCAAGGGAGCCGCTGGCTGACAAAAGCATTGTTGTGTCAGGAACTATCACAAAATATGAGGAGGGCAACGGTGCTCTTCGTCTGTTGATTGGTTTTGGTGCCGGAAGCTCTTATTTCAATGCCAATGTACATTTTACCGATTCGTTAAATCAACAGGAACTGGGAAAAGTTTTTGTTGACAAACAAAGCTGGGCTTTGGGGGGTATTGCAGCATCGACACAAACTGTTGATGGGTATATGAATGAAGCCGCGAAAAAAATCGCTAAAGAGCTGGCCGATGCAAAAAATTATCACTGTGAACCAAACACATCAGCTCAGACAGAAACAAAATAA